The Setaria viridis chromosome 9, Setaria_viridis_v4.0, whole genome shotgun sequence sequence TGGTCAGGTGAAAACTCAAGAATCCCATTGTTTAAGAGTTACTCATGTAGGAACCACTTTTGTCAAACCTTCTTTTCTCCCTCCTAGGACCAGAGCACTTTCCCATGGATTCATCTCGGATCTATGCCTATGGGTTCGGTATACTTTACAGCCACAAAAcaattgttgtttttcttttttggaaattGGTCTCCTTGTTGATGGCTGGTCATAGAATGTGGTCTTGTCAATATTGAACCGGGGACAATAAGCTCCattcttctctgttttttttttggaaatttatCTGTAGATCACGGGAGGAGGTAAAAACCTGTCCCAAATCTGCAGGCCACCTAATTTTCTTCAAGCACAGACTACAATTCATCCTAGAATTTTGTAGAGTGATGCAATGCTCTATTCCCCATCCATATGGTTTCTTCCATGTTTTTTCTGGCAAAATGAAACTGAGGCCATAATGGTCCTTTTTCTCTCTTTGGGAACCCTCAAGGCAGAATTACCCTTGCACGTACTCTAAAATGACATAAGTTTAATTAGGAAAAAATTACTGCTAGAAACTAAAGATGCTTTCTTGCTTTCGATCAGAGTATTCAGGGTCTGTTGGACCAGCACATTTGTACGACGTGGACACTTTTTTCGTTAGGAGCTCATTGATCCcctagaagaaaaataaaaaagggggATTGTACGACGTGGCACAGCTGCCTGGTCGTGGTTGGGGTGCATCGTGCTCGCCACTAATGTCAGCTTGCTTCCTGACAGGGCCTCCTAAGGATTGGTTGAACTAGGCTTTTGTTAGAATAACCCCTATTGAAAAAGGTTTCTAATACTGTCATTGGTTGGGAAGAATCCTTTGTATCCAGCATGGCTGTTTTGTTAATCTCTCACGTCAACTTCCTAGGGAAGCCTACCGCCAGAGATTCAAAACCCCACAGGCTCTGTGTCCGAATTGACAAAAGATGTCTGGACCATTCATACGTTTTGCGGGGCCAATATTCCATTAGAAGATTTCCATCTTTGATCGTCTAAGCACATGATCCAACCACGCGACGCCGTTATGTTTATATACAAGTCAGCTCGtgctctgcagtctgcacacACAGGTGGTGGCCTTGCAAGTAATGATGCGGATGGAACGAATGGATCACTGTACAACACAGCTGAAACCGGTTAGGTTTATGAGCTGCTTGTCAGTTGTAACAATGTGCATGAGCGATCTCAAAATAATTTAGGAAAGATAAAGATAAAtattttttctcgaatacgcaggagagctacgtattattatattaagaagaaagacGTTCAGTTACAACATCGCAAAGCAAGCTCACAGAGAGACAAGCTCGTGTACACACACGCTTACAGCATGCAGATTGAGGAACAACAAGCTGGCGCAACATAAAAAAAACTTAGTAATAGAATGGATATTTTTGAGAAAAAGCTATATAACACTCGGGTATTTTGGAAGGATCtcactttattttttttttcgagtTGGATGACGCCATGATTCACGTGGAACGCACCGTCCGTCTCTCTTGCTTGGCGAACTACCTTTAGTGGTTAGGAGTGGGGGCTTTCTCGAGAAGGGCCGCCGGCATAGAAGAAAGCTTGCCGAAGGCAGACCGACCCGTGCGTGAAGGTGACGGGGTGGCAAAGAGGTGGTCGCCAACCACGATAGGTGGAGGAGGCTGGTTTGGTAGAATAAAGATGGGGTAGTCATATCTCGACGAGTTAGCGTGGCGGTGGATTCGGCGATGAGGAATAGGGGCAAATGTGGAGGAGAAACTTACCATAGGCTatggcaaaaaaaaagggaTGATGAAGGCGTGGCCGCACAGATTACATCTCGAGATCATTGAAACTGCACACTACTCTTGAGGCAACAGCACCATGTATTGGTGGAGGCTCAAGTGGCAACGTGCAAGGTGGGGATGGGGATCGGGTGTTAGGGTTATGGAACCTATCAAAGATGAACCGTTGATCTACAGACGGATGATACATCGGGTATTAGCGGAGGCAGAAACACTCGAATGACCCGTAAACATCCCCTATTTTAACGGGTGATGCAAAATGGAGTTTCGATCTCCATAATTTGCATGATGCTGCCTCGAGTTCCTAATCTGCAATCGTGGCGATTCATGCACCAAAATATGATCAAAATATATGGGTTAAAAATAGTAGTCAGAAAGCAATCGCACCTGCAGTCACACGCACTCCCCTTAACATTAATCAGGTGCCCCGAGGTCCGAACCCTAGCCACCTTCGCCTCAGCGGTCGACACGCGTCCACCTAACGGTCGACCTAACGGCAGGAatctggccgcggcggcgctgtcgCCGTCCTAGCGGATTCCGCACCGGGTGCCGGCCTTACCCGCCGCCGTGGCACACTCCCTGCGCGGCGGCTCTTCCCGTGGGACCCCGCTGCTGTGGGTAGCGGATTCCGGTGAGTGTCGCGCGGCGCGGTGCGTGGCGTGGGTCCCACACGGCCGGGCCCGCGgaatccgacggtgggccgCGCGGTCGGTGTCCTGTGGTGGTGCCGTGTCGCTTTCGTTTTGGTTTGGAGGGACTTGGCCTGGTTCAACTAGGGCTCGGTGATGGGTCTAATCACCGATCTTCCATTGGTTCCAGGCAGCAAGGACTCGGAGTCGCAGACACGCAACCGCCGTCTTCAGAAATCCAGAGCACAAATAaaatgggcctgttcgcttcagcttataagccggctgaaaagctgaaacggctgatttgttgtgagaggaaaacactgtttggtggctgataagccggctgaataagctgaagcgaacgggcCGAATATGCAAATGCTCGTGCGAGTTGCTCGAATTGCACCTTTCAGACGTGTCAAAGTTTTGCATTAATGCCATCTGAAAAGAAAGGTCGAGCGAATTGCATCGACCTTTATCTTTCGGATTCAGATTAGTCTTTGAAACATTTGCTGCCATCACTAAAAGAAGCAGGCAAGCAGGATGATCAAATGGTCTTCAGTCGAACGACCTTTTTGACCACCGAGTACCGAGAGGCGTTACCAGTCACCAACCGTGGACTACCATGGCACCGCAGCTCCAAGCCTACTTCTGCATTTACACGCGTCCGTGCTTATCACCGATGGACAGGACAGGAGACAAAGAGTACTTGTTGCCAGATGCCAACCGAACAGGCACAAATGCAGCCACCATCCAATTGGGAGGCTTTGCCATATTTTACGCAATCCCAGTGACCGCAACAGCCAGATATTTGAGAGGAGCCGGTGTTTAGTTGTTGGTTCGCTACGGGTATATTTACATTGTGTTTTTAGTGTCAAATTTAATATATTAGTTTTGGAGCACTGTCCCGTCAGAAAAAATAGTTTTCAAGCAAGTCGCTAGAAACTGGGGCGCGACGTTGGTGCATCAGCTTGGGCTGGTCCAGTGGATGACCTGTGAGTAGTATTAGCGTAGCCCATGTATGGAGGTTGAGACGATTACACAATTGACATGGAGATGGGGATTAAGTGGATCGAGAAAGCGATGATGGAGCCGTGGAGACTGTAGTTGCAGGTTGGCAATTTTGTAAATGAAATTTAGGTTCTAACTGTGGAGAATACAAGAGGTAGTCAAGACTTGACAAGAGTTTTGCTAGTCTCTATAATCCTTGCAACATTGATAAAATAATTGTAGAAGCCCTGTTGACGTTTTGGATCCTGAAGTTTATCTTTTGATTCATTGGCAGTAGAGATATAAATGTTTATCTACATACGCGTATAGGAAATTTGAGCATTGCATATATATGCAATTCATGCTATTGGATGAAAACAAAAGTACAAGTTGGAAAGTTTTTGACAGCTTTTATAATGATCGGCAGGAGGAGAACAGGTGCGTGTTTGTATAAAATTCAAAAATGGAAAGGCACCCGAGCTTCTAAATTACTTATCATTCATTGGATATTGGCAACTGttttacatttttttagaattaaCTAAGGATAAATTATATTAATTCGTTGAAGACTTTAATTAAAAAGGGAAGGTAGTGCAATGGTCGGTTTTTGAGGAGCTATGTAATCTGAATTTTTTCCAATACTTGACCTTAGATCTACATAAAAGCGCTTCGGATTTGAAAATTTGGTGTACAAAAATGTTGTGcatttttaaattttgaatAACTTTTGTATTCAACACCTTTTGATTTGCACGTGGTTTAAGGTTTGAATTGTAGATGCAACCAATAACCGATGTAATGGATTGTAGGTTGATTTTGGTATAGTTTGAGGGTTTTTTAGATAAATAGCATTTCTATAAAGCTTGAGGGGGTTTCCAGAAAATCGCCTAAGAGGTGGCTGggctgcgggttgatttctatAAAGTCCAGTTAGTTTGAAACAATGCCTGAGAGGTGGGTTGGACTCCAAGTTAATTCCAACAAAGTTCGAGGGATTTTTTACAAAATTGCCTAGCCTATTAGATAATTCGAGCCGTTCACGCGCGATCCGACGGCCGAGGTTTTTCGAGCGACGTGGCTCGTTCTCGGCCCGAGAAGTTTTAAGGGTTTTTCAAATAAATGGTATTTCTATAAAGCTCGAGGGGGTTTTCAGAAAATTGCTTGAGAGGTGgctggactgcgggttgatttctatAAAGTCCAAGGGGTTTTTGGAAAAATGCATGAGAGGTGGGTTGGACTCCGAGTTAATTCCGACAAAGTAGGAGGGGTTTTTTATAAAATTGCCTAACCTATCGGATATTCCGAGCCATTCACGCGCGATCCGACGGTCGAGGTTTTGTGGGCGATGTGGCTCGTTCTCAGCTCGAGAAGTTCACCGGTTTTAAGTCTATAGAGATAACCGAGGCAACACGTACGAGTACTATACTACCCTAACATGCAACAAAGTCTCTCAGCCTAGATGCATGGTTAGTGCGTAGCTGAACCTGCTATCTTTCCCCATGCTACAGTAGCCTCAGGCGATTTCGAGGGCACTCTCCTCTTCCCTCCGTTGATCCGCTGGCCCCTTTCCCCCCGACGGCCCTCAGGGCACCGGAGTGGCTAGGGGAGGCCGACACCTTGGCGGGTGGGACCTGTATAGCTGTAGATGTAGGCCTTCTAGCTTCCTTTTACCGGTGATGCCGCGATGGCGCTTAGGTCATCGTCTAGGGTTCCCCTTCCCCTGTGCGTCTCCAGTGGCGGCGGTGTCGGCGTCACCTCCGGGGAGGGTCACAGGAGGCTTTTGCTCCTCCTCGTGGTCTCCGCTGatgtcgccggcggcagcgtcaTCTCCGGCGACTATGGAGTGAGGTTAGTGTTCCCCTTTGCCACAGCTGAGGGTGAACTGGATCTCCCTTGTGTGGGGCTTGTGTCCTAGTTGTTGCCGACCTCTGGTTTGAGCGGCGCAGCTGTGGAATTCTTCTTCTAGGTCACCGAGTTCCTCGGCGACGCCGGACTACTTCTCTTCCAAGATCAAGGCGATGAAGGCCGATGTGCGCCAGAGGGAGACATCTTGCGGCAAAAAACTGGAGGTCTCGTCGAGCATCTTGGTTGAGTTCTTCTCCTTGCTGTTGTGTCTCTTCTCTGATTCCGGCGGAACTGGAAACGGCTCGACGTGTGGGAGCTCTGCGTCAAATTCAAGGACCGCAGTTTCAAATTTTATATTTGTCAGGGTCTTGTACGCCATTCTACATTGCTAGGAATTAGTGTTGTGGACTTGGATGTAATTCTGAATTTCCCCAGGGTGTTGTTTGTAAGAGCCCGGCTCTTTTAGTATATGGGATCCAGTTcctttgcaaaaagaaaaaaaaaaaagcctagATGCATGGTTGATTCTTTGCAAGGCAAAGGCTACTGCTACCACTAGCAGTCGGCAGGAAGAGACAAGGCAGCTAGTTCTGTTACACCCACGGTAAATTATGTTTTCCTCTTTGGATCGGTTTGGGTTACTTGCTCTAAACAAAGCATGGGATGGAGTGGTTACTGAATCATACGAGTATTAGCGAACTACAGGTAGTAGTCAATGCATTTGCACCAACCGCGTGCCGTGCCATATGAAAGCGTTAAGAGTACACGCACGTACGCACACGTTGTCTCTTGCACGAGAATGCATAGCAGCGAATGGGACGAACCCAGGACAGGACATGCATGGCATCCCAAAAGCCAAATCAGGATGGCCTTAATTTCCTTCTCTGGATTTGGCATGTTGCAGTCACCAGCAGCCTTCATGcttgtgcgcgcgcgcgcgcgccttctgATTCTCTCTGCGTTGATAGGTGGTACTCCGATTACAGCCGCTCGAACAAACGACGAATACTAGAGTGTGTAGGGTGCGTAGTGGACTGAGTGGACGTGCATTGTGCAAGTGCACGGCTGACGGCTCCAACAGAGAGACTCCTGGGCCATCCTGTGCAAGTTGCACTGGACACATTGTGGCAGaatatatagctagctagctctctTAAGAGGCGATGCAAATCACTTGGAGCTAGATTTGCGTTGGTATCTTTTCTTACTTACGCCGGCCAGTGCCCCGGTGCAGTGCTGGACCAGGCAATCAGCTGTCCATTTCCAGCATCCCAGCACGGCGACACGGTACCAACAAAACGTACTGGTAGTGTGCTGTATCCGTACTGGAATACGAATAATCGCCCCAGCTTTTCCTCACCGTGGGCTTCAACAACTCATCTgagctaccaccaccaccaatccTCCTCCTCGTTGTTGCCAAGGGCCGAACTGCCAGCAACAGCCCAGATATCTTCGCGGAAGAAAGATATCTTCGGATTACGCGAAGAAACGGCAGACAGGGAGCTGGTTGATGTCTCCGAGAGTGAGCTTCAGTTGCAACCGGCGTCAGGTAGCAGCTGCCAGGCTCCACCATACGCGAACCACGAAGTGATCAGCAGGCCAGAGAATCGAATCCCATCGCTCTTCTCGAGCCTGACGAGTACTGCTCCTAAAACGCTAGTAAAATAAACGCAGTGATTTGCATTGGTCAGGCTTGCAAATCTAGTAAtctagcaccaccaccaccactgatTGATactctcctccttctccttcctaaTTAAGTACTGGTTGCTGTACTATATTCGCAGTTTAACAACTCCAACTCCAGTCCACGCCTTTACGCCAAGTTGCCAAAGCCTCTCTTTATCCTCTGCCCCCACCTTTTCGCGAGGTAAAAAGTCGGCTGGACCATTGCCGAAAGGACGATGGCAAAATTCGCCATAGATTTCGAGGCGCATATTCGCAAAGTTGCAGGCAATTATTTTTTCGGTAATGCTGAGAGTAGGACGTCCGGAATCTTTAAAAAAATCGGATCGCTCCGATACATATTGCAATAGTTAAGTAccgatgttgcaactattgttttcgCATATTTCACAGTGAATGTTGtatgaaacatagtgtttatGTTGCGGCGGGAATTTTTTATCCTAGAGTCGAACGACGTAGTCATTTTTTCGTATATTTTTAACATTTCAACTATAAATTTTCGATGctgcaaatgtttttttttaatattgcgACAGATTTTTCATCGGACATCGACCGCTAGGAGTGACCTTATTTTTTAGACAGCGGCGGGGCGCTCTCGGTCTCTCGGCTCGGTGTCGGCCGCTCGTTACCTTGGCATACGTCCGCGAAGGCGACGTTGGCGGCGCCGCCCGTGCAGTCCGATTATGCAACTGCGTCcactcgccggcggcgaagcgTTCGCCGTCGTCACGCAGCTTTTGACCAGCCGTGCTTAGTTTAAGTTACTTGGACCTGCAACATATGACGGAGACGTTGATGACGATTGGTTCCGTTGTTGGACTCGGAAATTTCTGCCACCAATGAACCTCGGTTGCTAACTACTAATCAACCGGCTGCAGTAAAAAAGTGCCGTAGACTTGCGGTGACTCGTGACGCTGACACACCGGCCGTATGTGCCGGATCTATAGAGGGTAAAACGGGAAAACAAACTCTAACGGGATGGGCTTATCGTTGGGAGAGGTTAACAAGCTCATGACGGAGGGGTTTTCTTGCAAGCTACGATTGGCTTCCTCGTGTTAGATTCAAAGGCGAGACGGAATCTTTGGTGTGAGGTCGGGGGGACGGAGATTCCGTAGCCTCGCGGTATTCAGAATCTCCTATCATTACTCCAACGGCGAAAGATGCAGTGCCTCAACGCACACAAGCACCACTTAGCGTGACGACAAGACGCAGTTTGCCAAACAAAGACGGCACTGCTAACCTCGTTGAAAAAGACgaatggagagagagaagagatggCGCACGCACGCCCTATACAGGTTCTGAGGCTACCACAGAAAAAAAAGGTACAGTACAAGTACAGATATGGGCCTTTCAGCCCGGGAAACACTTTATATGGCCCAACTGAGCGCCACCCGCCCACCCCCCCTATGGAAAGGCAAAAACATTTGCAGCTTTACTCATGCATCGACTTCCTCGACAATTGACATGTACAGGTAACAAGGACTCTCTCATCTTCTtatgaaaattagtagaaacaGTACAACTTGGCGCCACATCACAACACTGAACCGCGATTCAGAACTTGTTCACATGCTACCCTGTACAGCTCACACAATTTACAGCTAGTTTAATCACAACAGATGATCAAGTTTCACTGACGAAACAACATTAGGCTGTACATCAGGCGTGATAAGGCCAAAGAAGCAAAGAATTCCTGAGTCTACAGCCGGCCAACAACGTCAAGAAGCTCCGTCATGCGTCATCCGGTACAAGGGGCTGCCCGTGTTCAACATTTTGGGGCCTAAAGCAGAAACAGGGAAGGCTATGACGGAAGAAACCAAGAAAAATCAGGATAGGACGCAAGGATAAGATAAGAAACCTCTTTTAATTGCCTGTGGCCTCTGAGCGCTTCAAGAATGCTTTCAACCCACCTGTGAAAAGCAACATGACAAGTCAGGCTCGTACAGATTAGGCAGTAGTCAAGGGCTGCGCAATATTTGGTGAGAACAGCAGTTCGAAATGTTCAACATCCCTGACGTGTGCATGACAATTGGATGATGTTGTTCAAAGGGCAACATGATGTGTGCATACCCTTCAAGTCCAGGGGTTGTTGGATAATATATGCTCTTCAGACCCAATTTCTTCGCTGCAGAGCCAGTGGTCTCACCAATGCAAGCGATGGAATTATTCCAGTTATCGACTTTTGAGATCAGCTTTAACCAAGCCCTGCATCACAATGATGACAAAAAAGACTGAACAATGGAACCACATATAAAAGCAAACTGTGGCAAAATGGAAGTAAATATTGGGAGGCTGACGGTTCAAGGAAAGTCAATCCAGGCAAATGGCATATTTCAAGTTTTTACTTGTGTATATGGATGGTTAACTGGCATGGCATGCTCCCATTTTATAAGGTTAAACTGAGCTTCCCCAAAAGTATTTGATGTTTAAATGTTAGTATCTCATGATCGATTCAACAACAGCTTTACTTTGCACGAACCAAGATGATTTGTGAAAAATTTATCCAAATGTGCTTGCTATAATTACTTCAATGCGGAAGGAGAAGCTACTGCAACAACTGGAGCTGAAATAGCAAGCTTTAAAGTTAGTGGTTCGACATCTTCAACAGGTACCTGCATGCATACACAACACCTTAATATTATTAACAGATGTCCAAAATCCATGCACAGGAATGTGATATAACAGTGATGCCAATTATTTTCTGGTTCTTACGGTAGAAATCTCTACTCTGGTAGTCTGGTGATGCATGCAAAAGTACAGAAGTAAATGACACTATTAAATTAAAGAATGCTAGACATGTATATCTCAGGTCCAGAGTTCATCATTAGATTAAGCATCTGCAGAGTGAATAGTTGAGCAAGAGATTGAGTTCAACAGCTAACCAAAATTTTAACCAACAAGAAATAAATAGACAAACAACAATAGTTCAGCTTACATTGTCGTAAAAGTTCAGTTCGTATGAAGATCCATACCTAAGCACAAATGAAATTGATATAGCAAATTCTCAACAGCAACAAAAAAGATTCATGTTTAAAAAAGGTACCACAGACCACAGGAATAAGTTCAACAGGATGTGGAAAGACTTGTTTGTGCATGTGGTGAGAAAGGAGATGATTGTTAGAAAAGGTAAATGAAAAAGTTCATCCCACATAAGTGAAAAAATTACGGTTGTATATGTATTCAGTCTTGTCACATGAAATCCTCGATCTGATAGCCCATCTTCTGCATTAGAAAAAAAGTAACGTAAATGCAGATAGAGATAGTGTACACAGTTCctgaataaaaaaaaaagattaaatcAAGAGCATCGATCTCATACACCAAATTAAGAGCTCATAACCATAAAATTTCAACTAGAAGACTGAATATTGACTGGGGATCAAAATCAATATGCAATACCGTGAAGAAACCAACACTCCACTTCGAAAAAAGTTAATGTGAGAAACATGTGGCCTTAGTGAAAGCAGAAGAAAATAATAACGAAAGAAGCAAACTGACTCACGAATTTCATGGCTTGCCTTTGCTGATGCAGGATACAACACTTTACATGTACTCTCACTGCCCCTGGGAAGCTCTGAGGCCAAAACTTCACCCATAGCTGATGAACAAGGAAAATTCATTAAAGCTGATAAATAATTGAGGATGAACAAAAGAGCAATAAATCTTGAAAAATACAGACGTAGCAAGGACATCATAGAAACCACAAGAGAATATACCTTTGGAAGGTGAAAATGCAACCTCAAGAGATTGATCATCAGACTGTGATACTTCATCAAAAACCTTTGCAGTTCCTGCTCCAACAACCGCTACTCGCACCTTAGGACTTCCAGCTGCCCTGGCATTGAATTATTGTGCAGCTCGCATAAAAAATGGCAGTCTTAGGTTATGTTTGATCTGGTGATGCAACAATTATTTGAAATTAAGGAATTAAGTATGTAGAACTATAGAAAAGAGATATACCATGTAGTCTGTTAACTAATGAAATACTGGCACAAATATTTGTGACAAGTTACAAGGAATGAAGCATAAATTGAGGCATAATTACTACTTGTACAGCAACATATAGCACATAACTGCAATATGCTTGAAGCTTACTTCCATCCCTGAAGGAACACTGCAGCTGCCTCAGGAGAGCTTATAGTAATCCAGTCAAACTTGTCATCTGTAAATACAGAATTCCATTGAGACTAAACCATGACTTTCCAATTGCATTTGTTTTAGAGCTAGTATGAAGAGGAGAATATCATGAAATGAACTACTATAATATCTTCTGGAGAAAACATATAAAAAGGCTAAGAGGAAAGACTGGATATGTTAAGTGCTGTGTATCCAAAGAATAAAACTCTGAAAATGAAATTGAGTGGGCGAACAGTACAAAGAAAGACTAACACTTACTACGTAAGACATCTGGAAGCCTATATGTATCAGGGCCATCAACATGCTTAATAAGAGGAAGTTCCAGAGACTGTATATTGTGCTTTTCCTACAGAATCCAATTAGAAAATTGATGTAAATGCTAGGCAGCAATCAACAGAATAACTAGAAAGAACGACTAATCTCTGAACTTATGGAGACCAGCAGTAATTTAAACAATATTAGTCTTTTGTAAGATGATCTTTACATGGTTATCCCACAAGTAACTTAATTATTATCAGAATCTAAGTATATTCATGATTCAAGTCACCCTGAGAAATTTTCAGCAGACTCCCAGGTATTGTCTTCACTAAGG is a genomic window containing:
- the LOC117840093 gene encoding uroporphyrinogen-III synthase, chloroplastic isoform X2, which encodes MAFSSSLAFPFPSPPSGQARPAGRLRAGATGRFLGCSSPPPDVVVTRERGKNAKLIAALEKHNIQSLELPLIKHVDGPDTYRLPDVLRNDKFDWITISSPEAAAVFLQGWKAAGSPKVRVAVVGAGTAKVFDEVSQSDDQSLEVAFSPSKAMGEVLASELPRGSESTCKVLYPASAKASHEIQDGLSDRGFHVTRLNTYTTVPVEDVEPLTLKLAISAPVVAVASPSALKAWLKLISKVDNWNNSIACIGETTGSAAKKLGLKSIYYPTTPGLEGWVESILEALRGHRQLKEAPKC
- the LOC117840093 gene encoding uroporphyrinogen-III synthase, chloroplastic isoform X1 — its product is MCDFKFMVPSWKEKHNIQSLELPLIKHVDGPDTYRLPDVLRNDKFDWITISSPEAAAVFLQGWKAAGSPKVRVAVVGAGTAKVFDEVSQSDDQSLEVAFSPSKAMGEVLASELPRGSESTCKVLYPASAKASHEIQDGLSDRGFHVTRLNTYTTVPVEDVEPLTLKLAISAPVVAVASPSALKAWLKLISKVDNWNNSIACIGETTGSAAKKLGLKSIYYPTTPGLEGWVESILEALRGHRQLKEAPKC